In Microvirga sp. 17 mud 1-3, the genomic window GCACCGCTGCCATCAGCCCGTCGGGCTCGCTCCAGGGCGGCCCGGCGCGCCAGCCGCTCCTGAGCGTGCGCGGCGTCAAGACCTATTACGGCAACATCATCGCCCTCAAGGGCGTGGACATGGACGTGCACGAGGGCGAGATCGTGACTCTGATCGGCGCCAACGGTGCCGGCAAGTCCACTCTCATGATGACGATCTTCGGGAACCCGCGGGCGCGGGAGGGCACGATCACCTTTGCGGGGCGGGACATCACCAAGATGCCCACCCATGAGATCGCCCGCCTGTCGATCGCGCAGAGCCCCGAGGGACGGCGCATCTTCCCGCGCATGACCGTGTTCGAGAACCTGCAGATCGGCGCGTCCATGAACGGGCTTGCTCATTTCGACGAGGATCTGGAACGGGTCTGCACCCTGTTCCCACGCCTCAAGGAGCGCCTGACCCAGCGCGGCGGCACCCTTTCGGGCGGCGAGCAGCAGATGCTGGCCATCGCCCGGGCGCTCATGAGCCGGCCCAAGCTC contains:
- a CDS encoding ABC transporter ATP-binding protein — translated: MSTAAISPSGSLQGGPARQPLLSVRGVKTYYGNIIALKGVDMDVHEGEIVTLIGANGAGKSTLMMTIFGNPRAREGTITFAGRDITKMPTHEIARLSIAQSPEGRRIFPRMTVFENLQIGASMNGLAHFDEDLERVCTLFPRLKERLTQRGGTLSGGEQQMLAIARALMSRPKLLLLDEPSLGLAPLIVKQIFTIIKELNERDGMTVFLVEQNAYHALKLAHRGYVMVTGNITMSGTGRELLENPQVQAAYLEGGHH